Proteins from one Juglans microcarpa x Juglans regia isolate MS1-56 chromosome 6S, Jm3101_v1.0, whole genome shotgun sequence genomic window:
- the LOC121236548 gene encoding uncharacterized protein LOC121236548, which produces MDAKLKGSPSFIWRSLWSSLGLLKEGLVQTPINTLDIETKVGALIDEDSNSWKIDLVETIFKEEEAKLICSIPISRSGASDRRIWASLERGNFSIKSAYFLETKLSNRSSGEPSTGGGNNSMWKDLWQLEVPAKAKLLIWKCLSNIRPTKDSLLRENIVESNLCPVCAREKETKVHVLWVCPAVADVWGGETSLFRKWKRFYPDFQQLWGEMTGKLNQESIELVVVLFYHIWARRNAYTFQTQFKNRATIVALAQADLSLLKEINLNSSNRAARSRGRGPSQSW; this is translated from the exons ATGGATGCTAAGCTGAAAGGATCACCATCTTTTATATGGAGGAGCCTTTGGTCAAGCTTGGGGCTATTAAAGGAGGGGTTG GTTCAGACTCCTATCAACACTTTGGACATTGAGACCAAAGTGGGTGCATTGATTGATGAAGATAGTAATTCTTGGAAGATAGACCTGGTGGAAACAATCTTTAAGGAAGAAGAAGCAAAGCTCATCTGCTCTATACCTATCAGTAGAAGTGGGGCAAGTGACAGAAGGATTTGGGCTAGTTTAGAAAGGGGAAACTTCTCAATCAAAAGTGCTTATTTTCTAGAAACCAAACTGTCAAACAGGAGCTCAGGGGAACCTTCAACAGGTGGGGGAAACAATTCGATGTGGAAAGACCTTTGGCAATTAGAAGTTCCTGCCAAGGCCAAACTGCTCATATGGAAATGCCTAAGCAACATACGTCCTACAAAAGACAGTCTGCTCAGAGAGAACATTGTTGAGAGTAATCTGTGTCCAGTTTGTgcaagagagaaagaaacaaaagtgCATGTTTTATGGGTTTGTCCTGCAGTAGCAGATGTTTGGGGTGGAGAGACCAGTTTGTTTAGGAAATGGAAAAGATTTTATCCTGACTTCCAGCAGCTTTGGGGAGAGATGACTGGGAAATTGAACCAGGAAAGCATTGAACTGGTTGTAGTCTTGTTCTACCACATATGGGCTAGGAGGAATGCGTATACTTTTCAAACTCAGTTTAAGAACCGTGCTACAATTGTTGCTTTGGCTCAGGCAGACCTATCTTTGCTTAAGGAGATCAATCTTAACAGCAGTAATAGAGCAGCAAGGAGTCGAGGGAGAGGACCTAGTCAGTCTTGGTAG
- the LOC121236850 gene encoding uncharacterized protein LOC121236850, giving the protein MASACVNNIGMSPDNIFDCPPATFPPYGWLSPRISFSREEDSSKLAGVKAPSAAAMKPSKKPDPEASSTDFEFSLEDPVAMHPADELFSEGKLVPLQLSAVKPSVIEPTTSSEIMSPESTNSRGRAEVSGTDSYLFSPKAPRCSSRWKELLGLKRFYQNANNKPETHKATWSANHRSLKHFLHRSCSRCSSSSSDALMSLPLLNDQDCESVSISSRLSLSSSSSGPEHEDVPRLSLDSDKPNSNPISLHRNPNNPPRMRMVKPRAISSDNNTNPMRMGRSPMRGTGEQSGGAGSRGVSLDSPRMNSSGKIVFQSLERSSSSPSSFIGGPRTLKHKQRGMERSYSANVRVTPVLNVPVCSLRGSSKSVAVFGLGQLFSSQQKREGNGAIEARIVTAGTALIEPEGSGGTIGSLLIFE; this is encoded by the coding sequence ATGGCTTCCGCATGCGTCAACAACATCGGGATGTCGCCTGATAACATTTTCGACTGCCCTCCGGCGACATTCCCTCCGTACGGTTGGCTCAGTCCTCGCATCTCTTTCAGCCGCGAAGAAGACTCATCGAAACTTGCCGGAGTCAAAGCTCCCTCCGCGGCTGCCATGAAACCTTCCAAGAAGCCAGATCCAGAAGCTTCATCTACCGATTTTGAGTTCAGCCTCGAAGATCCTGTCGCTATGCACCCTGCAGACGAGCTGTTCTCCGAAGGAAAGCTCGTGCCTCTCCAGCTCTCAGCGGTAAAGCCCTCGGTCATAGAGCCCACAACCTCGTCGGAGATAATGTCGCCGGAGTCCACCAACTCCCGGGGGAGAGCCGAGGTTTCCGGTACGGACTCCTACCTGTTTTCTCCAAAAGCCCCAAGGTGTTCGAGTAGGTGGAAGGAGCTTCTAGGGCTGAAGAGGTTTTACCAGAACGCTAACAACAAACCTGAAACCCACAAGGCGACTTGGAGCGCTAACCATAGGTCTCTAAAGCATTTTCTCCACAGAAGCTGTTCAAGATGCTCGTCGTCTTCCTCTGACGCGTTGATGAGCCTCCCGTTGTTGAATGACCAGGACTGTGAGTCGGTTTCCATATCCTCGCGCCTCTCTCTTTCCTCATCATCCTCTGGACCCGAACACGAAGATGTCCCTAGGCTTTCCCTGGACTCTGACAAACCAAACTCGAACCCGATTTCTCTTCACCGGAATCCCAACAACCCACCAAGGATGAGAATGGTGAAACCGAGGGCAATATCGTCGGATAATAATACAAATCCGATGAGGATGGGACGAAGCCCGATGAGGGGAACGGGGGAGCAATCAGGTGGGGCGGGGAGTAGAGGGGTATCCTTGGATAGCCCGAGAATGAACTCATCAGGGAAGATAGTGTTTCAGAGCTTGGAGAGGAGTTCGAGCAGTCCGAGTAGCTTCATTGGAGGGCCAAGGACGTTGAAGCATAAGCAGAGGGGAATGGAGCGCTCATACTCGGCGAACGTGAGAGTCACTCCGGTTCTCAATGTTCCGGTTTGTTCGCTTCGTGGGTCCTCCAAGTCGGTCGCCGTGTTTGGGTTAGGCCAACTGTTCTCGTCGCAGCAGAAGAGAGAAGGTAACGGGGCAATAGAGGCTCGCATAGTAACTGCAGGAACCGCACTGATCGAACCTGAGGGGAGCGGAGGAACCATTGGGTCATTGCTAATATTTGAATAA